DNA sequence from the Candidatus Binatota bacterium genome:
CAGCGACTCGGACACCTTTTTGAGCAGGTAGGAGTGAAAGAACCCGTTCTCCTGGCTGGCGTGGGTGTCGAACCCGCCGGTCTGCACGTGGAAGAAGCGCGCGTCCACGTCCGAACGGATGGTGGCCGCCACGTGCCTCAGGTCACGGGCCAGACCGCCACCGTAGGCCACCTCGGGGTTAACGTCGCTGTTCAGCGCCGAGGCGTACACCAGGTCGTTGTTCCTGTTGTACTTGCCCGAGCTCGACAACATCAAGGCCTCCACCTTGCCGGCATTGCCCAGGCCGTTGCCCGGCAGGTAGTACTCTTCCATCTTGTTGATCGTCGCCGCGCCGGTATTGCCCATGGAGGCCAGCTCCGGGTAAAGCGCAGGGTCGGCCAGGCCGCTGGCTGTGTACAGGTCGGACACCGTTTCCTTCTTGAGCGACTTCTCGCCCGTAGCCGGAAAGTCGAGTTCCGAAAGCTTCTTGATGGCCAGCACGCTGGTATTGGTGGGTGAAAAAGCCGGGTTGACCGACGACCCCATGTTGAGGCAAGGCACGTCGTTACCAACGAAACCCGCCCAGTCGAGGTAGCTGCCAAACCAGCCGCCGTTGCCCGCACCTACAGGGTCGAGGTTGTACCAGATGTCCTCGCTGCGAAAGTGTGAGTGGTTGGCAAAGGGGTAGTGTACGCC
Encoded proteins:
- a CDS encoding twin-arginine translocation signal domain-containing protein; protein product: MAPFTRRQFIKRSAAAAAAAALPWSRVLPGTGVSYAAGPGDAIVVFIQLNGGNDGLNTVYPLGGSQRSNYDLYRPTLALPDTQAGLTPWAGEGFSVSDVLDIGVNDDGNNYAFHPVMGAMEGLYQQGDLAVINGVHYPFANHSHFRSEDIWYNLDPVGAGNGGWFGSYLDWAGFVGNDVPCLNMGSSVNPAFSPTNTSVLAIKKLSELDFPATGEKSLKKETVSDLYTASGLADPALYPELASMGNTGAATINKMEEYYLPGNGLGNAGKVEALMLSSSGKYNRNNDLVYASALNSDVNPEVAYGGGLARDLRHVAATIRSDVDARFFHVQTGGFDTHASQENGFFHSYLLKKVSESL